One segment of Paraburkholderia sp. PGU19 DNA contains the following:
- a CDS encoding LysR substrate-binding domain-containing protein, with the protein MRNRLPPLNPLRAFEAAARRSSIAGAATELNVTASAVSHQIRILEESLGVTLFVRSKARVKLTREGETLLHPVKHAFDVIADAMVKLDSPEMAGDLIVSTPLLFTSRWMARHIGEFLDQYPGINLKVIPSNDDREVYSPDVDVCVRYGEGRWRDRHVKLITHPTLFPVVSPALMNGPDAIRKLEDLAGKALFCEHAGSWMRWLAHANADKLEGIRILEIGNAHIGIEAAVHGQGVALGDSFSVRDDLVDGTLIRPFNITVPSRHAYYLVSRHELSEAPLVSAFAAWLNEKVG; encoded by the coding sequence ATGAGGAACCGCTTGCCACCGCTCAACCCGCTGCGCGCATTTGAAGCCGCCGCGAGGCGCTCCAGCATTGCCGGAGCGGCCACCGAACTGAACGTCACGGCAAGCGCAGTCAGCCACCAGATCCGCATTCTCGAAGAATCGTTGGGTGTCACGCTGTTTGTCAGGTCGAAAGCGAGGGTGAAACTGACCCGCGAAGGCGAGACGCTGTTGCATCCCGTCAAACACGCGTTCGATGTGATCGCGGACGCGATGGTCAAGCTCGACTCGCCGGAAATGGCGGGCGACCTCATCGTGTCCACGCCACTGCTGTTTACTTCGCGCTGGATGGCGCGGCACATCGGTGAGTTTCTCGATCAATATCCCGGAATCAACCTGAAGGTCATTCCGTCCAACGATGACCGCGAAGTGTATTCGCCTGATGTGGACGTCTGCGTGCGCTATGGCGAAGGCCGCTGGCGCGATCGTCATGTGAAGCTGATTACGCACCCGACGCTGTTTCCCGTCGTGAGCCCTGCGTTGATGAACGGACCCGACGCCATCCGCAAGCTAGAAGACCTCGCGGGCAAGGCGCTGTTCTGCGAACACGCCGGCTCGTGGATGCGCTGGCTCGCGCACGCCAACGCCGACAAGCTCGAAGGCATCCGCATTCTAGAGATTGGCAACGCGCACATCGGGATCGAGGCGGCCGTGCATGGGCAAGGCGTTGCACTCGGCGACAGTTTCTCAGTGCGCGACGATCTGGTCGACGGCACGCTGATCCGGCCGTTCAACATCACCGTACCTTCGCGGCACGCGTATTACCTCGTCTCGCGACACGAGCTGTCGGAGGCGCCGCTGGTATCGGCCTTCGCCGCGTGGCTGAACGAGAAGGTCGGTTGA
- the argH gene encoding argininosuccinate lyase — protein MKVTEPIERLWGGRFKSGPSAALEALSRSDASFFRLAPYDLAGSRAHARELRRAAILNDEELHLLLDEIGRLEAQYLAGEVGPSQDDEDVHTFLERVLTKRLGATGGKLRAGRSRNDQAANDLRLYLRAKARTLTTAVIALQNAMLEQAGAHTHSVTAGFTHLQPAQPVAFAHQLLAHAQAIYRDLDRFADWDRRSARSPLGAAALAGSAICVHPELSAVELGYDAPCENSIDAVASRDHVAEFVFIASMLAVNLSRLSEEVILWTTRQFGWVVLDDGYATGSSIMPQKKNSDIAELTRGKAGRLIGNLGGLLATLKSLPLAYNRDLAEDKIAAFDCIDTLELVLPAMAGMIRTMRVNVDEMRRQAPLGFTLATEVADWLALRGVPFSEAHEITGALVRKCEELGIELSNVSVDTLTQVDVRLDAAVLEHVTLDAAVAARSGYGGTAPARVEEQIARLRAAVSKQAEWAADYKGPSW, from the coding sequence ATGAAAGTTACTGAACCGATCGAGCGTTTGTGGGGTGGCCGTTTCAAATCGGGGCCGTCGGCGGCATTGGAGGCGCTATCGCGCTCGGACGCAAGCTTCTTCCGGCTGGCTCCCTACGACCTGGCGGGTTCGCGCGCACATGCACGTGAACTGCGCCGCGCAGCGATTCTCAACGACGAGGAACTGCACCTGCTGCTCGACGAAATCGGTAGGTTGGAAGCGCAATATCTGGCGGGCGAAGTCGGACCGTCGCAGGATGACGAGGACGTGCACACGTTTCTGGAACGCGTGCTGACGAAGCGTCTTGGCGCGACGGGCGGCAAGTTGCGCGCGGGTCGTTCGCGCAACGATCAGGCGGCCAACGACCTGCGGCTCTATCTGCGCGCGAAAGCCCGCACGTTGACGACTGCCGTGATCGCGCTGCAAAACGCGATGCTCGAACAGGCCGGCGCACACACGCACAGCGTGACGGCGGGCTTCACGCATCTGCAGCCTGCACAGCCGGTCGCGTTTGCGCATCAACTGCTCGCGCACGCACAGGCGATCTATCGTGATCTTGACCGCTTCGCTGACTGGGACCGGCGCAGCGCGCGTTCGCCGCTCGGCGCGGCGGCTCTGGCTGGATCGGCGATCTGCGTGCATCCAGAGCTGTCCGCTGTCGAGTTGGGTTACGACGCACCTTGCGAAAACTCGATCGATGCCGTGGCCTCGCGCGACCATGTGGCCGAGTTCGTATTCATCGCGAGCATGCTTGCCGTCAATCTGTCGCGCCTTTCGGAAGAAGTGATCCTGTGGACGACCCGCCAGTTCGGCTGGGTCGTGCTGGATGACGGTTATGCAACGGGCAGTTCGATCATGCCGCAAAAGAAGAATTCCGATATTGCAGAGCTGACGCGTGGCAAGGCGGGGCGCCTGATTGGCAACCTCGGCGGACTGCTTGCGACGCTCAAGTCGCTGCCGCTCGCGTACAACCGCGATCTCGCGGAGGACAAGATCGCCGCATTCGATTGCATCGACACGCTGGAACTCGTATTGCCAGCGATGGCCGGGATGATCCGCACGATGCGAGTGAACGTCGATGAAATGCGCAGACAGGCGCCGCTCGGGTTCACGCTGGCGACGGAGGTCGCAGACTGGCTCGCATTGCGCGGCGTACCGTTCAGCGAAGCGCACGAGATCACCGGCGCGCTGGTGCGCAAGTGCGAGGAGCTGGGTATTGAACTCAGCAACGTATCCGTCGACACGCTGACACAAGTCGACGTGCGACTCGATGCGGCCGTGCTCGAACATGTGACGCTCGATGCGGCGGTCGCCGCGCGCAGCGGCTATGGCGGCACCGCGCCGGCGCGCGTCGAAGAGCAGATCGCACGCCTGCGCGCGGCAGTCAGCAAGCAGGCAGAGTGGGCCGCCGACTACAAGGGGCCATCATGGTGA
- a CDS encoding ABC transporter substrate-binding protein, with translation MTKLNPLRGVSRLMLVCLSTALFGAAAHAQALPDSIAKSKTIKVAVNSIYPPMEYKDPETGDLVGFDIDLGNAIAKQLGVKLDWQESAFEQLLPSLTTGRVDMVLSGLSDVPGRRDTADFLDYLNSGAQFYVLTSARGNEIRQPVDLCGKPVGTSRSTSFPADTSAWSTKNCAGKAPIEVVGTEDTSAARMQLKQGRIVGGVQGSETLPYAMKLEPNTYKPIGEPFATSPEGIAFAKSNAKLRDAVHAALNKLIADGTYSKLVAKWGLQSSAVRQVTMNGVASN, from the coding sequence ATGACCAAGCTCAACCCGTTGCGCGGAGTGTCGCGCCTGATGCTCGTTTGCCTGTCGACGGCTTTGTTCGGCGCCGCTGCGCACGCGCAAGCGTTACCGGACTCGATAGCGAAGTCGAAAACGATCAAGGTCGCGGTCAACTCGATCTATCCGCCGATGGAATACAAAGACCCTGAGACAGGCGACCTCGTAGGTTTTGACATTGATCTCGGCAATGCGATCGCCAAGCAGCTCGGCGTCAAGCTCGACTGGCAGGAGTCGGCGTTCGAACAGTTGCTGCCGTCGCTTACGACGGGGCGTGTCGATATGGTGCTGAGTGGCCTGAGCGACGTGCCGGGCCGGCGCGACACCGCGGATTTCCTCGACTACCTCAATTCCGGCGCGCAGTTTTACGTGCTGACCAGCGCGCGTGGGAATGAGATTCGTCAACCTGTCGACCTGTGCGGCAAGCCGGTTGGCACGAGCCGCAGCACCTCGTTTCCCGCCGACACGTCGGCATGGAGCACAAAGAACTGTGCGGGCAAGGCGCCCATCGAGGTCGTCGGTACGGAAGACACGTCGGCGGCGCGCATGCAGCTGAAGCAAGGACGCATCGTCGGGGGCGTGCAGGGCTCGGAAACGCTGCCATACGCAATGAAACTCGAACCGAACACCTACAAGCCGATTGGCGAGCCGTTCGCGACTTCGCCGGAGGGCATTGCGTTCGCGAAGTCCAACGCGAAGCTCCGTGATGCTGTCCATGCCGCGCTCAACAAGCTGATTGCGGACGGTACGTACAGCAAGCTTGTTGCGAAATGGGGCCTGCAATCGAGCGCGGTACGTCAGGTGACGATGAACGGAGTGGCCAGCAACTAA